The proteins below are encoded in one region of Ornithinimicrobium avium:
- a CDS encoding YbjN domain-containing protein, translating into MTTVGTDHLARVRQHLHALELEPEVGAHEGELVVSLPGERKLRTVVSLVVGARVMEVRAFVVRNPDENHEDFYRHLLRRNLRTAGLAYAIDRSGDVYVTGRVLLAGLDEQALDELLGGVLTAADEPFNELLRLGFWTAIRREWAWRLSRGEPTANLEAFRAELEALDAAGNDIPPSQ; encoded by the coding sequence ATGACCACCGTCGGCACCGACCACCTGGCGCGGGTGCGCCAGCACCTGCACGCGCTGGAGCTCGAGCCGGAGGTGGGCGCGCACGAGGGCGAGCTCGTCGTCAGCCTGCCGGGGGAGCGCAAGCTGCGCACCGTCGTCTCGCTCGTCGTCGGCGCACGGGTCATGGAGGTGCGTGCCTTCGTCGTGCGCAACCCCGACGAGAACCACGAGGACTTCTACCGCCACCTGCTGCGCCGCAACCTGCGCACCGCCGGGCTGGCCTACGCGATCGACCGCTCCGGGGACGTCTACGTCACCGGCCGGGTGCTGCTCGCCGGGCTGGACGAGCAGGCGCTCGACGAGCTGCTCGGCGGCGTGCTCACCGCCGCCGACGAGCCGTTCAACGAGCTGCTGCGTCTGGGCTTCTGGACCGCGATCCGCCGCGAGTGGGCCTGGCGGCTCTCCCGGGGCGAGCCGACGGCCAACCTCGAGGCCTTCCGCGCCGAGCTGGAGGCGCTGGACGCCGCAGGGAACGACATACCCCCGTCCCAGTAG
- the dtd gene encoding D-aminoacyl-tRNA deacylase — protein sequence MRAVLQRVSRASVTVEGEVVGAVGPGVLALVAATHDDGPADVETVARKIAELRILPEETSVVDAGAAVLVVSQFTLYGDTKKGRRPSWSKAAPGDVAAPLVDAVADALRARGIEVATGRFGAMMQVELVNDGPFTVIVDT from the coding sequence GTGAGGGCGGTCCTGCAGCGGGTGAGCCGCGCGAGCGTCACCGTGGAGGGCGAGGTCGTCGGCGCGGTCGGCCCCGGCGTGCTCGCGCTGGTCGCCGCCACCCACGACGACGGCCCGGCCGACGTGGAGACCGTGGCCCGCAAGATCGCCGAGCTGCGGATCCTGCCGGAGGAGACCTCGGTCGTCGACGCCGGGGCGGCGGTGCTCGTCGTCAGCCAGTTCACGCTCTACGGAGACACCAAGAAGGGTCGCCGCCCCTCCTGGTCGAAGGCCGCCCCCGGCGACGTCGCCGCGCCTCTCGTGGACGCGGTCGCCGACGCGCTGCGGGCGCGCGGGATCGAGGTGGCCACCGGCCGCTTCGGCGCCATGATGCAGGTAGAGCTGGTCAACGACGGGCCGTTCACGGTCATCGTCGACACCTGA
- a CDS encoding LCP family protein — MGFDDTSTDSGPRRGGHGPRRSGRGRRRAGPLGIAARSVGVLVLLAVVAVGGYLFYLQRTVAGNVEHEDLKADKQTEITISPDGARQPGQDDAQQTGDGAEVDTDGEDGTAPIVGEDGKALDVDGTTVPVTTPDRDAAAGDALNFLIIGSDSRDLSVERGRSDVIVLAHVDDARDRVDLIHFPRDLFVPIAGTGGSSKINASYSYGGAPLLIQTLQPLINVPIDHVAIVDFESFKAMTDAIGGVDVTVTESGGGFSAGVQHMDGEQGLRFVRERKSLSQGDISRGERQMQFIKAVLGKALSRDTLTNPVRLANLVDAATTNLTVDDSLKVSDMRNLAISMRDVRGGDIHFWQGPWCGIDMHPVAGSIVLMADSQMARLSEHLRNDTMDTYVDDVSPKAGFAGNCG; from the coding sequence ATGGGGTTCGACGACACTTCCACGGACAGCGGTCCGCGACGCGGCGGGCACGGCCCTCGACGCTCCGGGCGGGGCCGGCGCAGGGCGGGCCCGCTGGGCATCGCCGCCCGCTCGGTCGGCGTGCTGGTCCTGCTGGCCGTGGTCGCCGTCGGCGGCTACCTGTTCTACCTGCAGCGCACGGTCGCGGGCAACGTCGAGCACGAGGACCTCAAGGCCGACAAGCAGACCGAGATCACGATCTCGCCGGACGGCGCCCGCCAGCCGGGCCAGGACGACGCCCAGCAGACCGGCGACGGCGCCGAGGTCGACACCGACGGCGAGGACGGGACGGCCCCGATCGTCGGCGAGGACGGCAAGGCCCTCGACGTGGACGGCACCACGGTGCCGGTGACCACCCCGGACCGCGACGCGGCGGCCGGCGACGCGCTCAACTTCCTCATCATCGGCAGCGACAGCCGCGACCTGTCGGTCGAGCGCGGCCGCTCGGACGTGATCGTGCTCGCGCACGTCGACGACGCCCGCGACCGGGTCGACCTCATCCACTTCCCGCGCGACCTGTTCGTGCCGATCGCCGGGACCGGCGGCAGCTCGAAGATCAACGCCTCCTACTCCTACGGCGGCGCGCCGCTGCTGATCCAGACCCTGCAGCCGCTGATCAACGTGCCGATCGACCACGTGGCCATCGTCGACTTCGAGAGCTTCAAGGCGATGACCGACGCCATCGGCGGCGTGGACGTGACGGTGACCGAGTCCGGCGGCGGCTTCTCCGCCGGCGTGCAGCACATGGACGGCGAGCAGGGGCTGCGCTTCGTCCGCGAGCGCAAGTCGCTCTCGCAGGGCGACATCTCCCGCGGCGAGCGTCAGATGCAGTTCATCAAGGCGGTGCTGGGCAAGGCCCTGTCCCGGGACACCCTGACCAACCCGGTGCGGCTGGCCAACCTCGTCGACGCGGCCACCACCAACCTCACCGTCGACGACAGCCTCAAGGTCTCCGACATGCGCAACCTGGCCATCTCGATGCGCGACGTGCGCGGCGGCGACATCCACTTCTGGCAGGGTCCGTGGTGCGGGATCGACATGCACCCGGTGGCCGGCTCGATCGTGCTGATGGCCGACTCTCAGATGGCCAGGCTGAGCGAGCACCTGCGCAACGACACGATGGACACCTACGTCGACGACGTCTCGCCCAAGGCGGGCTTCGCCGGGAACTGCGGCTGA
- a CDS encoding FABP family protein — protein MPIEIDPTMHPQCAPLAWMLGSWAGAGVVGYPSIESRHFGQEVDVTHDGRPFLVWTSRAWLLDADGNKEKAAAVETGFWRPQEDGKEVELLLAHPTGIVEMYVGEMSPAKVELQTDGVMRSPHAKEYSAAHRLYGYVGGNMMWVMDMAATGHPLQSHVSAELKRV, from the coding sequence GTGCCCATCGAGATCGATCCCACCATGCACCCGCAGTGCGCCCCCCTGGCCTGGATGCTCGGCTCCTGGGCCGGCGCCGGCGTCGTCGGCTACCCCTCCATCGAGTCGCGCCACTTCGGCCAGGAGGTCGACGTCACCCACGACGGACGTCCCTTCCTGGTGTGGACCTCCCGGGCCTGGCTGCTCGACGCCGACGGCAACAAGGAGAAGGCCGCCGCCGTCGAGACCGGCTTCTGGCGTCCGCAGGAGGACGGCAAGGAGGTCGAGCTGCTGCTGGCCCACCCGACCGGCATCGTGGAGATGTACGTCGGGGAGATGTCGCCGGCCAAGGTGGAGCTGCAGACCGACGGCGTCATGCGCAGCCCGCACGCCAAGGAGTACTCCGCCGCCCACCGCCTCTACGGCTACGTCGGCGGCAACATGATGTGGGTGATGGACATGGCGGCCACCGGCCACCCGCTCCAGTCGCACGTCTCCGCCGAGCTCAAGCGCGTCTGA
- a CDS encoding asparaginase, whose protein sequence is MQSPAPSPLASAPVVAEVVRNGFVESVHHGVVAAVGPDGASVVSVGPVGATILPRSSLKPMQAIAMLRAGADLSGELLALASSSHSGEDFHVEGARRILASVGLEESALQNTPDRPLDQAERERWIAAGRGPSSLGQNCSGKHAGMLAACVAAGWDTTTYRDPGHPLQQLIVRVVEELTGDTVEVVTVDGCGAPALGVTTLGLARAFGRIAAADPTTPEGCVAEAIRTHPGWLGGTGRDVTDLIRGVPGLIAKDGAESVYAVGLADGGGVTVKITDGHDRARVGVATAALRRLGVLDLGPDVAGVLDELDARAVVRGHGQRVGAVRAVPLP, encoded by the coding sequence ATGCAGTCTCCCGCCCCCAGCCCGCTGGCCTCCGCGCCGGTGGTCGCCGAGGTGGTGCGCAACGGCTTCGTGGAGTCCGTCCACCACGGCGTCGTCGCCGCCGTCGGTCCCGACGGGGCTTCCGTCGTCTCCGTCGGGCCGGTCGGCGCCACGATCCTGCCGCGGTCCTCGCTCAAGCCGATGCAGGCGATCGCGATGCTGCGGGCCGGTGCCGACCTGTCCGGCGAGCTGCTGGCACTGGCCAGCTCCAGCCACTCCGGCGAGGACTTCCACGTCGAGGGCGCCCGGCGGATCCTCGCCTCGGTCGGCCTGGAGGAGTCCGCGCTGCAGAACACCCCCGACCGCCCCCTCGACCAGGCCGAGCGCGAGCGCTGGATCGCGGCGGGGCGCGGGCCGTCCTCGCTGGGCCAGAACTGCTCCGGCAAGCACGCCGGGATGCTCGCCGCGTGCGTCGCCGCCGGCTGGGACACCACCACCTACCGCGACCCCGGGCACCCGCTGCAGCAGCTCATCGTCCGGGTCGTCGAGGAGCTGACCGGGGACACCGTCGAGGTCGTCACCGTCGACGGCTGCGGGGCTCCCGCGCTCGGCGTCACCACCCTCGGGCTGGCCCGCGCGTTCGGCCGGATCGCCGCCGCCGACCCCACCACCCCCGAGGGGTGCGTGGCCGAGGCGATCAGGACCCACCCCGGGTGGCTCGGCGGCACCGGCCGCGACGTCACCGACCTGATCCGGGGCGTGCCCGGCCTGATCGCCAAGGACGGCGCGGAGTCCGTCTACGCCGTCGGCCTGGCCGACGGTGGCGGCGTGACGGTCAAGATCACCGACGGTCACGACCGGGCACGGGTGGGCGTCGCGACCGCGGCGCTGCGCCGCCTGGGGGTCCTGGACCTGGGGCCGGACGTCGCCGGCGTGCTCGACGAGCTCGACGCCCGCGCGGTCGTGCGCGGCCACGGGCAGCGCGTCGGTGCCGTGCGGGCCGTGCCGCTGCCGTGA
- a CDS encoding DUF2516 family protein, whose amino-acid sequence MPALYGAQNLLMTAVGVAVLAMMVWALVDCARTRADAFVAAGKRTKNFWLLLTGVATVIGFIFVLHPFNLFNLAAIVAAGVYHADVKPALKAVLGRSRGGGDHMGPYGPW is encoded by the coding sequence ATGCCCGCCCTCTACGGAGCCCAGAACCTGCTGATGACCGCCGTCGGCGTCGCCGTCCTGGCCATGATGGTGTGGGCGCTGGTCGACTGCGCCCGGACGCGGGCCGACGCCTTCGTCGCTGCCGGCAAGCGCACCAAGAACTTCTGGCTGCTGCTGACCGGCGTGGCGACGGTGATCGGGTTCATCTTCGTGCTGCACCCGTTCAACCTGTTCAACCTGGCCGCGATCGTCGCCGCCGGGGTCTACCACGCCGACGTCAAGCCGGCGCTGAAGGCGGTCCTGGGCCGGTCCCGCGGCGGCGGCGACCACATGGGCCCCTACGGGCCGTGGTGA
- a CDS encoding BKACE family enzyme, translated as MPSTLITVAPTGAETARADFPQLPTTLQELVETAQRCEGAGAGLIHVHVRDPEAGHAPTLDPVRLRDTVQALREATDLVVQLSTGGSVRDPLEKRLTVLDAEPDSCSLTCGTVNFGDDVFLNPHGFMSDLYVRAQEQEVVPEFEIFELGHLASLSRLIDAHGLPFGGKVHVDFVTNVPGAMPGTVEALVAGAQMLPAEVTSWSATGIGRAHLPIAAAALAMGGHLRVGMEDNLMMARGQQVQHNAELVERAASLATTMQRPPMSTDEARELLAVKDRRDR; from the coding sequence ATGCCTTCGACCCTCATCACCGTGGCGCCGACCGGCGCCGAGACCGCCAGGGCTGACTTCCCGCAGCTGCCGACCACGCTGCAGGAGCTGGTCGAGACCGCGCAGCGCTGCGAGGGCGCCGGGGCGGGGCTGATCCACGTGCACGTGCGCGACCCCGAGGCCGGCCACGCGCCGACGCTGGACCCGGTGCGCCTGCGCGACACCGTCCAGGCGCTGCGCGAGGCCACCGACCTGGTGGTCCAGCTCTCCACCGGAGGCTCGGTCAGGGACCCGCTGGAGAAGCGACTGACCGTGCTCGACGCCGAGCCCGACTCGTGCTCGCTGACCTGCGGCACCGTCAACTTCGGCGACGACGTCTTCCTCAACCCGCACGGGTTCATGAGCGACCTGTACGTGCGTGCCCAGGAGCAGGAGGTGGTGCCGGAGTTCGAGATCTTCGAGCTCGGCCACCTCGCGTCGCTCTCCCGGCTGATCGACGCGCACGGCCTGCCCTTCGGCGGCAAGGTCCACGTCGACTTCGTCACCAACGTCCCGGGCGCCATGCCCGGCACCGTCGAGGCGCTGGTCGCCGGGGCGCAGATGCTGCCCGCCGAGGTCACCAGCTGGTCGGCGACCGGCATCGGCCGCGCGCACCTGCCCATCGCGGCCGCCGCGCTCGCGATGGGCGGGCACCTGCGGGTCGGCATGGAGGACAACCTGATGATGGCGCGCGGCCAGCAGGTGCAGCACAACGCCGAGCTGGTCGAGCGCGCCGCGAGCCTGGCCACCACCATGCAGCGACCGCCGATGAGCACCGACGAGGCGCGCGAGCTGCTGGCGGTCAAGGACCGGAGGGACCGGTGA
- a CDS encoding alpha/beta fold hydrolase yields MRPGVPRTELVPGPDGDLEVLTTGRGEPRSLFVHGLAGSIATTRPYASKVPGTRTFVHLRGHGASFAPTDDDWGYAELAAEVWSVADRLGADRALGISMGAGALLAGLVQHPDRFSRIVLVLPAAIDRPREDDAMRRLERLAVRVEAGDVRPVAAHLLAEQPAAVRDDPGVVRWCREQAEALVTTGVAAALRVLPHRVPVLDRAELARVRCPVLVLGQEGDATHPADVARELAGLFPRGTVHVSGPDGIMWGHRAQTRDRVGAFLAGS; encoded by the coding sequence GTGAGACCGGGCGTCCCACGCACCGAGCTCGTCCCCGGCCCGGACGGCGACCTGGAGGTCCTCACCACCGGCCGCGGCGAGCCGCGCTCGCTGTTCGTCCACGGGCTCGCGGGGTCGATCGCGACCACGCGGCCGTACGCCTCGAAGGTCCCCGGCACCCGCACCTTCGTGCACCTGCGCGGGCACGGCGCCTCGTTCGCGCCGACGGACGACGACTGGGGGTATGCCGAGCTCGCCGCCGAGGTCTGGTCGGTCGCCGACCGCCTCGGTGCCGACCGCGCGCTGGGGATCAGCATGGGGGCCGGTGCCCTGCTGGCCGGGCTGGTGCAGCACCCGGACCGCTTCTCCCGGATCGTGCTCGTGCTGCCCGCCGCGATCGACCGGCCGCGCGAGGACGATGCCATGCGGCGCCTGGAGCGGCTCGCGGTGCGCGTCGAGGCCGGCGACGTGCGCCCGGTCGCGGCGCACCTGCTCGCCGAGCAGCCCGCGGCGGTCCGCGACGACCCCGGCGTGGTGCGCTGGTGCCGCGAGCAGGCGGAGGCGCTGGTCACCACCGGCGTCGCGGCCGCGCTGCGGGTCCTGCCGCACCGGGTGCCGGTCCTCGACCGGGCCGAGCTGGCGCGGGTGAGGTGTCCCGTGCTGGTGCTCGGGCAGGAGGGTGATGCCACCCACCCGGCCGACGTCGCCCGCGAGCTCGCCGGCCTCTTCCCCCGCGGGACCGTGCACGTGTCGGGGCCGGATGGCATCATGTGGGGGCACCGCGCACAGACCCGTGATCGCGTGGGTGCCTTCCTCGCAGGGTCGTGA
- a CDS encoding phosphomannose isomerase type II C-terminal cupin domain codes for MSQPIENFAVTSRDRTQDVFVAERPWGRFQQFATNEPVTVKTITVEPGHRLSLQTHGHRGEMWHVLEGAADVQVDDEAWVARPGDHVWVPPGARHRLGNSGDTRVRILELAFGDFDEADIVRLDDDYAR; via the coding sequence GTGTCGCAGCCGATCGAGAACTTCGCCGTCACGTCGCGTGACCGCACGCAGGACGTGTTCGTCGCGGAGCGGCCGTGGGGGCGCTTCCAGCAGTTCGCCACCAACGAGCCGGTGACCGTCAAGACCATCACCGTGGAGCCCGGGCACCGGCTCTCGCTGCAGACCCACGGCCATCGCGGCGAGATGTGGCACGTGCTCGAGGGCGCCGCCGACGTTCAGGTCGACGACGAGGCGTGGGTGGCCCGACCGGGGGACCATGTCTGGGTGCCGCCGGGCGCCCGGCACCGTCTGGGAAACTCCGGAGACACCCGGGTGCGGATCCTCGAGCTGGCCTTCGGCGACTTCGACGAGGCCGACATCGTCCGCCTGGACGACGACTACGCCCGCTGA
- the mshA gene encoding D-inositol-3-phosphate glycosyltransferase: MVTVHTSPLERPGTGDAGGLNVYVVETATRLARRGVLVEVFTRATSRSQGERVRLAPGVTVHHVTAGPLEGLGKADLPGQLCAFAADFSHHLAGRPDGQLDVIHAHYWLSGQVGWVTSDRFDVPLVQTMHTMAKVKNRALAAGDDPEPRGREIGEEQVVEVADALVANTPDEARQLVELYGADPASVHVVAPGVAVETFRPGPQDEARRAVGLPQDAVVLLFVGRIQPLKAPDVLVRAAGELVRRDPSLRDRLVVAVLGGLSGSGISRPDALRRVADEEGLADVLRVGPPVSREDLAQWYRAADLVAVPSYSESFGLVAVEALASGTPVVAARVGGLPWAVGDAGVLVDGHDPADWADALGAALERLSRPGQREVWGARAAAHAAQFSWENTVDALVDVYADAVEARRSGSQHHATRESA; this comes from the coding sequence ATGGTGACGGTCCACACCTCCCCGCTGGAGCGCCCGGGGACCGGTGACGCCGGCGGCCTCAACGTGTACGTCGTGGAGACCGCCACCCGCCTCGCCCGCCGCGGGGTGCTGGTCGAGGTCTTCACCCGGGCCACCTCTCGCTCCCAGGGCGAGCGCGTTCGGCTCGCTCCCGGGGTCACGGTCCACCACGTCACCGCAGGCCCGCTGGAGGGCCTGGGCAAGGCGGACCTGCCGGGGCAGCTGTGCGCCTTCGCCGCGGACTTCTCCCACCACCTGGCCGGCAGGCCGGACGGGCAGCTCGACGTCATCCACGCGCACTACTGGCTCTCCGGGCAGGTCGGCTGGGTCACCTCCGACCGCTTCGACGTCCCGCTCGTGCAGACCATGCACACGATGGCCAAGGTCAAGAACCGCGCTCTCGCCGCCGGTGACGACCCCGAGCCGCGCGGCCGCGAGATCGGCGAGGAGCAGGTGGTCGAGGTCGCCGACGCGCTCGTGGCCAACACGCCGGACGAGGCGCGCCAGCTCGTCGAGCTCTACGGCGCCGACCCGGCGAGCGTGCACGTGGTCGCTCCGGGCGTGGCGGTGGAGACCTTCCGCCCCGGGCCGCAGGACGAGGCCCGCCGCGCCGTGGGCCTGCCCCAGGACGCGGTCGTCCTGCTCTTCGTCGGCCGGATCCAGCCGCTCAAGGCGCCCGACGTCCTCGTCCGCGCCGCCGGTGAACTGGTCCGTCGCGACCCCTCCTTGCGCGACCGTCTGGTCGTGGCCGTGCTCGGCGGGCTGTCCGGCTCGGGCATCTCCCGCCCCGACGCCCTGCGACGGGTCGCCGACGAGGAGGGCCTGGCGGACGTGCTGCGCGTCGGGCCGCCGGTCTCCCGGGAGGACCTGGCGCAGTGGTACCGCGCCGCCGACCTCGTCGCCGTCCCCTCCTACAGCGAGTCCTTCGGGCTGGTCGCCGTCGAGGCCCTGGCCAGCGGCACGCCGGTGGTCGCCGCCCGGGTGGGCGGGCTGCCGTGGGCCGTCGGTGACGCCGGCGTGCTCGTCGACGGGCACGACCCGGCCGACTGGGCCGACGCGCTCGGGGCCGCCCTCGAGAGACTCTCCCGCCCCGGCCAGCGCGAGGTATGGGGTGCCCGCGCCGCCGCGCACGCAGCGCAGTTCTCGTGGGAGAACACCGTCGACGCCCTCGTCGACGTCTACGCCGATGCGGTCGAGGCACGCCGTAGCGGCAGCCAGCACCACGCCACCAGGGAGAGCGCATGA
- the ygfZ gene encoding CAF17-like 4Fe-4S cluster assembly/insertion protein YgfZ: MSVLLSRPGAVEGRGVDAGVAAHYGAPHKEQVLLEEGLAVVDLSHRGVVTVTGPDRLTWLHSLTSQHLAALAPRTSVETLILSPKGHVEHALHLVDDGERTWMTTEPGDAPAVVAWLDSMRFMLRVEVADVSDRYAVLGEPVGAESAVGEPVAWVDPWPGVVGDSHAYGPQGEEHPGHGRRWRELVVPREDLATAVGDRPLAGTWAAEALRVAAWRPRAGIDTDHRTIPHELDWLRTAVHLSKGCYRGQETVARVKNLGRPPRRVVFLHLDGSGHVPPEPGTELVPAEGGRAVGRLTSVAQHHEDGPIALAVVKYTTDPAAVLLAGEVSAAQTEILPASTERPTTRPRLR; encoded by the coding sequence ATGAGCGTGCTGCTGAGTCGTCCGGGGGCCGTCGAGGGCAGGGGCGTCGACGCGGGTGTCGCGGCCCACTACGGCGCTCCGCACAAGGAGCAGGTGCTCCTCGAGGAGGGCCTGGCCGTCGTCGACCTGTCGCACCGCGGCGTGGTCACCGTCACCGGTCCGGACCGCCTCACCTGGCTGCACTCGTTGACCAGCCAGCACCTGGCCGCGCTGGCCCCCCGCACCTCGGTGGAGACCCTGATCCTCTCGCCCAAGGGACACGTCGAGCACGCGCTGCACCTCGTCGACGACGGGGAGAGGACCTGGATGACGACGGAGCCGGGCGACGCGCCCGCCGTGGTCGCCTGGCTGGACTCGATGCGCTTCATGCTGCGGGTCGAGGTCGCCGACGTCTCCGACCGGTATGCCGTGCTCGGCGAGCCCGTGGGCGCCGAGTCCGCCGTGGGCGAGCCGGTCGCCTGGGTCGACCCCTGGCCCGGGGTGGTCGGCGACTCGCACGCCTACGGCCCGCAGGGCGAGGAGCACCCCGGCCACGGGCGGAGGTGGCGCGAGCTGGTCGTCCCCCGCGAGGACCTCGCCACCGCGGTCGGCGACCGTCCCCTGGCCGGCACGTGGGCCGCGGAGGCGCTGCGGGTGGCCGCCTGGCGTCCGCGGGCCGGGATCGACACCGACCACCGCACCATCCCGCACGAGCTGGACTGGCTGCGCACCGCCGTGCACCTGTCCAAGGGCTGCTACCGCGGCCAGGAGACCGTCGCCCGGGTCAAGAACCTCGGTCGGCCGCCGCGCCGCGTGGTCTTCCTGCACCTGGACGGCTCCGGGCACGTGCCGCCCGAGCCGGGCACCGAGCTCGTCCCGGCCGAGGGCGGCCGGGCGGTGGGCCGGCTCACCAGCGTGGCCCAGCACCACGAGGACGGGCCGATCGCGCTGGCCGTGGTCAAGTACACGACCGACCCCGCCGCCGTCCTCCTGGCCGGCGAGGTGTCCGCCGCCCAGACCGAGATCCTGCCCGCCAGCACCGAGCGCCCGACCACACGTCCCCGCCTGCGCTGA
- a CDS encoding winged helix-turn-helix transcriptional regulator — protein sequence MADLVLLTACAPAEAAVPRVAPGLALLPHSVRVLGPDLGPLLAGPEPDLVVVDAVTGPLAARGLLRTLAAAGTGWPVLTVLDADGLAVLDEQWPTDDLVLTTVGAAELAARVRRLLARTTPRPPRPEHGGGRTSYPQERGEIRVADVVVDEAAWTVRAGGARLDLTFKEFELLRHLVQHPGRVFTRDQLLQEVWGQDYYGGTRTVDVHVRRLRAKLGAERESLIHTIRGVGYRFSGPRGGER from the coding sequence GTGGCCGACCTGGTCCTGCTCACCGCGTGCGCCCCGGCCGAGGCCGCGGTGCCGCGGGTCGCGCCCGGTCTGGCCCTGCTCCCCCACAGCGTGCGCGTGCTCGGCCCGGACCTCGGCCCGCTGCTGGCCGGCCCCGAGCCGGACCTCGTCGTGGTCGACGCCGTGACCGGGCCGCTCGCGGCCCGCGGCCTGCTGCGCACCCTTGCCGCCGCGGGCACCGGGTGGCCGGTCCTGACCGTCCTCGACGCCGACGGCCTGGCGGTGCTCGACGAGCAGTGGCCCACCGACGACCTGGTCCTGACCACCGTCGGCGCCGCCGAGCTCGCCGCCCGGGTCCGCCGCCTCCTCGCCCGCACCACCCCTCGCCCGCCGAGGCCGGAGCACGGGGGCGGGCGCACCTCATACCCGCAGGAGCGCGGGGAGATCAGGGTGGCGGACGTGGTCGTCGACGAGGCGGCCTGGACCGTGCGGGCCGGGGGCGCACGGCTGGACCTGACGTTCAAGGAGTTCGAGCTGCTGCGCCACCTGGTGCAGCATCCGGGGCGCGTCTTCACCCGCGACCAGCTGCTCCAGGAGGTCTGGGGACAGGACTACTACGGGGGGACGCGGACCGTGGACGTGCACGTCAGACGGCTGCGGGCCAAGCTCGGGGCGGAGCGGGAGTCGCTGATCCACACCATCCGGGGGGTCGGCTACCGCTTCAGTGGCCCGCGCGGTGGCGAACGCTGA
- a CDS encoding class I SAM-dependent methyltransferase produces the protein MTSRPRSRPVGTVTRGTTNPNRLRRVDRWMGWALRDVLRAPAGPPVVVDLGYGASPVTVLELADRLGRVRPDVRVVGIEIDPRRVARGEAVADPPRVVFVLGGFELPVPGGSAPHVVRAFNVLRQYAEGEVPAAWSEVVGRLAAGGVLVEGTCDEVGRLAAWVEVRRGGDGSPLPRSLTLAWRLAGLDRPSVVAERLPKVLIHRNVPGEGVHALMGALDAAWARQAPLAGFGARQRFVACAQDLQDEGWPVMHGPSRWRLGELSVAWESVAPL, from the coding sequence GTGACCTCCCGCCCCCGCAGCCGTCCGGTCGGCACGGTCACGCGCGGGACCACCAACCCCAACCGGCTGCGCCGCGTGGACCGGTGGATGGGCTGGGCGCTGCGGGACGTCCTGCGCGCCCCCGCCGGTCCGCCGGTGGTCGTCGACCTGGGGTATGGCGCGTCCCCCGTGACCGTGCTCGAGCTCGCCGACCGCCTGGGCCGGGTGCGGCCGGACGTGCGGGTCGTCGGGATCGAGATCGACCCCCGGCGGGTGGCACGGGGCGAGGCGGTGGCCGACCCGCCGAGGGTGGTGTTCGTGCTGGGCGGCTTCGAGCTCCCGGTGCCGGGCGGGTCGGCTCCGCACGTGGTGAGGGCGTTCAACGTGCTGCGGCAGTATGCCGAGGGCGAGGTGCCCGCCGCGTGGTCGGAGGTGGTCGGGCGGCTGGCCGCGGGCGGCGTGCTCGTCGAGGGGACCTGCGACGAGGTCGGCCGACTGGCGGCGTGGGTCGAGGTGCGGCGCGGCGGGGACGGGTCGCCGCTTCCCCGCTCGCTCACCCTCGCGTGGCGCCTCGCCGGTCTCGACCGTCCTTCCGTCGTGGCCGAGCGCCTGCCCAAGGTGCTCATCCACCGCAACGTCCCCGGCGAGGGCGTGCACGCGCTCATGGGAGCCCTCGACGCCGCCTGGGCGCGGCAGGCCCCGCTGGCCGGCTTCGGCGCCCGTCAGCGGTTCGTGGCCTGCGCCCAGGATCTGCAGGACGAGGGCTGGCCGGTGATGCACGGTCCGTCCCGGTGGCGGCTCGGTGAGCTCAGCGTCGCGTGGGAATCGGTGGCGCCGCTCTGA